A genomic segment from Triplophysa dalaica isolate WHDGS20190420 chromosome 22, ASM1584641v1, whole genome shotgun sequence encodes:
- the nipblb gene encoding nipped-B-like protein B isoform X1, whose protein sequence is MNGDMPHVPITTLAGIASLTDLLNQLPLPSPLPATTTKSLLYNGRIAEEVNCLLSHRDDALVSQLAHSLNQVSTEHIELKDNLGSDDPEGDVPLLLQTVLSRNPNVFREKSTPTRYGVQGGLMQQPMIPSYKMPQNSMHGSPASNYQQTTISPSPPSRFVQSQPGSGTRYMPQQNSPVPSPYAPQSPADYIQYSHPPSYSQHQQIQQVSVSSPVVPSGMRNIHDNKVSAQVSGSNHNSRHCSNDEYINIVQRLGNDESDPALRNASFPVRSVCSPTGSEGTPKVGSRPPLILQSPPPYTSPRDAAPDLLLDSPERKKKQKKLMKEEGGKGAMYDIVSSPTKDSTKLTIKLSRVKSAETEQTAESLQAVEHSSDAENELSCGSVPFQRNPQERLTVGQCLPAEQSGYQQVPVLQNTGALAAKQPGVVSGTPYDEAELDALAEIERIERESAIERERCSKEVQDKDKPLKKRKQDSYPQEPGAGGTAGASGTPGVGGGCNAGNKLVPQEACAASNGASRPALMVSIDLQQAGRVEGPLDSCPVPATEAQRLPEDGSESTGVLRLKSKTDGEVQRPVDGRPEVIKTPQKTTSEGRPETPKNKHDHRREISSKTSSEKRSDLSKHRHDGKPDKVRTEGRSHESSRKHEGRLEATQESKEERHRDRDRDNEGSKIRKPDTSKSSSRVEHSREKERDRDRGKEQEKEREMDRDKERVKEQVKEQEMDQDKVQEMDRDKERVKDRDKERVMDQDKERVKDRDKERVMDRDKERVKDRDKERVKDRDKERVKERERERDKDRERNRDKERDRDKDRERKHKNTESTEHRDKRSPEQRSRPDSPRVKQEPRRGGESKIKSEKPVLKSPNNKDEKRSGDIKNRIDGHKPPSESKMAEFPNYLLGGKSSALKNFVIPKLKRDKDGKVMSDVQRSIECFPEPRVKLEKLNLVEEVNRGAKPVVVLKKLSIDEVQRIISNSRRPSKSKAYSKSFSEMDSSLPLCERVKVNKRRRSATNDKPKYAEVSSNEDNDSEAFTPKRSKRDKDRTLENEEKDRKGSGDHRRSGGHHDSRKSSGNRHRDRSPEDSDEDTPPPSLSDLARKLKKKEKLKKRKAYEPKLTQDEMMDSSTFKRFSTSVDNILENLEDVDFTSLDDDEIPQELLLGKQQLSELSSESAKIKAMGIMHKIPSDKLVKVQSILEKNIQDGAKLSTLMNHGNDRDDEERLWRDLIMERVTKSADACLTALNIMNSVRMPKAVYIEDVIERILQYTKFHLQNTLYPQYDPVYRVDPHGGGMLSSKAKRAKCSTHKQRVTVMLYNKVCDVISNISELLEIQLMTDTTILQVSSLGITPFFVENVSELQLCAIKLVTAVFSRYEKHRQLILEEIFTSLARLPTSKRNLRNFRLNSSDKDGEPIYIQMVTALVLQLIQCVVHLPNEKDSDDESDRKFDKDVLITNFYETAMRTAQNFLSVFLKKCGSKQGEDDYRPLFENFVQDLLSTVNKPDWPAAELLLSLLGRLLVHQFSNKQTEMALRVASLDYLGTVAARLRKDAVTSQMDQRSIDRILGESSGSDEIQQLQKALLSYLEENMETDPSLVFARKFYIAQWFRDTSMETEKAMKSHRDDDSSDGQHHAKDIESTSEIMQKAEARKKFLRSVVKTAPSKFSSLRNSDTVDYEDSCLIVRYLASMRPFAQSFDIYLTQILRVLGESAIAVRTKAMKCLSEVVAVDPSILARLDMQRGVHGRLMDNSTSVREAAVELLGRFVLSRPQLTEQYYDMLIERILDTGISVRKRVIKILRDICLEQPTFNKVTEMCVKMIRRVNDEEGIKKLVNETFQKLWFTPTPNHDKEAMTRKILNITDVVAACRDSGYDWFEQLLQNLLKTEEDASYKPARKACVQLVDSLVEHIIKYEESLADGDNKGLASNLVACITTLYLFSKIRPQLMVKHAMTMQPYLTTKCNSQSDFMVICNVAKILELVIPLMDHPSETFLTTIEEDLMKLIIKYGMTVVQHCVSCLGAVVNKVTHNFKFVWACFNRYYGALNKLKLQHQEDPNSSVLVSNKPALLRSLFTVGALCRHFDFDQEEFKGSNKVVIKDKVMELLLYFTKNEDEEVQTKAIIGLGFLCIQHPELMFSPDIKNPYNTLMADRKTSVNLKIQVLKNLQMYLQEEDSRMQEADREWKKMAKQEDLKEMGDISSGMSSSIMQLYLKQVLECFFHTQSSVRHFALNVIALTLNQGLVHPVQCVPYLIAMGTDSEPTMRNKSDLQLVEIDKKYSGFIHMKAVAGLKMSYQVQQAIVGSQKTVVRGFRQDETSGALCSHLYSMVRGNRQHRRAFLISLLNLFDDSSKSDVNMLLFVADNLATFPYQSQDEPLFIMHHVDITLSVSGSNLMQSFKESLLKEPRQREKKKKKKKKRGKRCGSEEDEDESSRASTSDSSDDDVIRRPKKPKQAGPVDSDFDSDLEDVDKVMQHLPDNPIPLLDFASASQGILLLLMLKQHLKNLYGFSDSKIQKYSPTESAKVYDKAVNRKANVHFNPRQTMDYLTNNLSNADLTYDAKRRIVRQYLDFKVLMEHLDPDEEDEEGEASASSHARNKAITALLGASSPKNHATDSYDDDSDADEKTPGSSRRSRKGGDSAVASGHMNKTVEAMDVIAIYCPKYKDRPQIARVIQKTSTGYSVHWMAGSYSGTWAKAKKRDGRKQVPWVDNIKESDIIYKKIALTSAHKLTNKMVHTLRSLYAAKEGTSS, encoded by the exons ATGAATGGGGATATGCCTCATGTTCCTATCACCACTCTCGCTGGGATCGCAAGCCTCACTGACC tgTTGAATCAGCTGCCCCTCCCTTCTCCTCTCCCTGCCACCACCACTAAGAGCCTGCTGTATAATGGGAGGATTGCAGAGGAGGTCAACTGTCTGCTGTCCCACCGCGACGATGCTCTTGTGTCTCAGCTGGCTCACAGCCTCAATCAGGTGTCCACCGAACACAT AGAGTTAAAGGACAACTTAGGCAGCGATGACCCGGAGGGAGATGTGCCTCTACTGCTACAGACGGTGCTGTCCAGGAACCCCAATGTTTTCAGGGAGAAAAGTACGCCCACCCGATACGGGGTTCAGGGCG GTTTAATGCAACAGCCAATGATACCATCCTACAAGATGCCTCAAAATTCAATGCACGGAAGCCCGGCATCAAACTACCAGCAAACCACTATAAGTCCGAGCCCTCCCAG CAGATTCGTTCAATCTCAGCCGGGTTCTGGTACCAGGTACATGCCCCAGCAGAACAGTCCAGTGCCCAGCCCATACGCCCCACAGAGCCCCGCAGACTACATTCAGTATAGTCACCCACCCAGCTACTCTCAACACCAACAGATCCAGCAAG TGTCTGTATCCAGTCCTGTAGTTCCTAGTGGAATGAGAAACATCCATGACAACAAGGTCTCTGCGCAAGTGTCCGGCTCCAATCATAACTCGAGGCATTGCTCCAATGATGAGTACATCAACATCGTCCAGAGGCTTGGAAATGAT GAGAGTGACCCAGCTTTGAGAAATGCATCCTTTCCTGTTCGTTCTGTCTGCTCTCCTACTGGAAGTGAAGGAACTCCGAAAG TCGGTTCTCGCCCTCCCCTGATTCTTCAGTCTCCTCCACCCTATACCTCCCCAAGAGATGCTGCTCCTGACCTCCTCTTGGACTCCCCCGAACGcaaaaagaagcaaaaaaaacTCATGAAAGAGGAGGGAGGTAAAGGTGCCATGTATGATATTGTCAGCTCCCCCACAAAAGACTCAACCAAGCTTACGATAAAGTTGTCTCGTGTGAAGTCTGCCGAAACGGAGCAGACAGCAGAGTCGTTGCAAGCCGTAGAGCACAGCTCTGACGCCGAAAACGAGCTGTCGTGCGGTAGCGTACCGTTCCAGCGGAACCCCCAGGAGCGGCTGACTGTGGGCCAGTGTCTCCCGGCGGAGCAGTCGGGCTACCAGCAGGTTCCTGTACTACAAAACACGGGGGCACTTGCAGCCAAGCAACCCGGGGTAGTTAGTGGAACCCCCTACGATGAGGCAGAATTGGATGCTCTAGCAGAGATAGAAAGAATCGAGAGGGAATCCGCTATCGAACGAGAACGGTGCTCCAAAGAAGTTCAAGATAAAG ACAAACCTTTGAAGAAGAGAAAACAAGATTCATACCCTCAGGAACCAGGGGCTGGGGGCACCGCAGGCGCTTCAGGGACACCTGGGGTGGGAGGTGGTTGTAATGCTGGAAACAAACTGGTACCTCAAGAGGCTTGTGCTGCTAGCAATGGAGCCAGCCGGCCTGCCCTGATGGTCAGTATCGACCTGCAGCAAGCCGGCAGGGTGGAAGGGCCGCTAGACTCCTGTCCCGTTCCTGCAACAGAGGCTCAACGTCTGCCGGAGGACGGCTCGGAATCCACAGGGGTCTTGCGGCTGAAATCCAAGACAGATGGAGAGGTGCAGCGGCCAGTAGATGGCCGACCCGAGGTTATCAAAACGCCACAGAAAACCACGTCGGAAGGGCGACCGGAGACTCCCAAAAACAAGCACGACCACCGCAGGGAGATCTCCAGCAAAACAAGTTCGGAAAAGAGATCTGATCTTTCCAAGCACAGACATGACGGGAAGCCTGACAAAGTAAGAACTGAGGGAAGAAGTCATGAAAGCTCACGGAAACATGAGGGGCGATTGGAGGCTACTCAAGAGAGTAAAGAGGAACGGCACAGAGATCGGGACAGGGACAATGAAGGCTCCAAAATTCGCAAACCGGACACGTCTAAATCATCCAGCCGGGTGGAGCACAGTCGAGAGAAGGAACGGGATAGAGATAGGGGCaaagagcaggagaaggagcggGAGATGGATCGGGACAAGGAACGGGTGAAGGAACAGGTGAAAGAACAGGAGATGGATCAGGATAAGGTACAGGAGATGGACCGGGACAAGGAACGGGTGAAGGATCGGGACAAGGAAAGGGTGATGGATCAAGACAAGGAGCGGGTGAAAGATCGGGACAAGGAACGGGTGATGGATCGGGACAAGGAGCGGGTGAAAGATCGGGACAAGGAACGAGTGAAAGATCGGGACAAGGAACGGGTGAAggaacgagagagagaaagagacaaagaCCGAGAGAGGAATCGTGACAAAGAACGAGACAGGGACAAGGACCGAGaaaggaaacacaaaaacacagaatcaaCAGAGCACAGGGACAAACGGTCTCCTGAGCAGCGCTCGCGACCTGACAGTCCTCGAGTGAAGCAGGAACCCCGGAGAGGAGGAGAATCCAAAATAAAATCTGAGAAGCCAGTTCTTAAATCTCCTAACAACAAAGACGAGAAGCGTAGCGGTGACATCAAGAACCGGATTGACGGACATAAACCACCGTCAGAATCCAAGATGGCAGAATTTCCCAACTACCTGCTGGGAGGCAAATCAAGTGCATTAAAGAACTTTGTCATTCCTAAATTGAAACGAGACAAAGATGGAAAAGTGATGTCGGATGTGCAGCGGTCTATAGAGTGTTTTCCCGAGCCACGTGTGAAACTGGAGAAACTGAACCTAGTAGAGGAAGTAAACAGGGGCGCTAAACCTGTTGTCGTTCTAAAGAAACTTTCCATCGATGAGGTCCAGAGGATTATCAGTAATTCACGCAGACCAAGCAAGAGCAAGGCTTACAGCAAATCATTCTCAG AAATGGACTCCAGTTTGCCATTGTGTGAGAGAGTAAAGGTGAATAAACGCAGACGCAGCGCTACCAACGACAAGCCCAAGTATGCTGAGGTCAGCTCAAATGAAGACAACGATTCTGAAGCGT TCACCCCAAAGCGTTCGAAAAGAGACAAGGACAGAACGTTGGAGAATGAAGAAAAGGACCGGAAGGGTTCTGGAGATCATAGGCGGAGCGGAGGACATCACGACAGTCGGAAAAGCTCAGGCAATCGACACAGAGACCGGAGCCCAGAGGACTCTGACGAGGACACGCCGCCACCTAGCTTAAGTGACC TTGCCAGGAAGTtgaagaaaaaggaaaaactaaaaaagagaaaagcctACGAGCCCAAATTGACTCAGGACG AAATGATGGACTCATCCACATTCAAGAGGTTTTCCACCAGTGTTGACAATATTCTTGAAAACCTTGAAGATGTTGACTTCACATCATTAG ATGATGATGAGATCCCTCAGGAGTTACTGCTCGGAAAACAGCAGCTCTCAGAATTAAGCAGCGAATCTGCCAAAATAAAGGCCATGGGCATCATGCATAAG ATTCCATCTGATAAGTTAGTGAAGGTCCAAAGTATTTTAGAGAAAAACATTCAGGATGGTGCAAAGCTCTCCACCCTCATGAATCAC GGCAACGACAGGGATGATGAGGAACGATTGTGGCGTGACCTCATAATGGAACGAGTCACAAAATCTGCTGACGCTTGTCTGACGGCTCTTAACATCATGAACTCCGTGCGGATGCCGAAGGCTGTGTACATCGAGGATGTTATAGAGAGGATCTTACAGTACACAAAGTTCCATCTACAGAACACGTTGTATCCGCAGTACGACCCCGTCTACAGGGTGGACCCTCATGGAG GAGGAATGCTCAGCTCGAAAGCCAAGCGAGCAAAGTGCTCAACGCACAAGCAGAGAGTAACCGTCATGCTTTACAATAAAGTATGTGACGTTATCAGCAACATTTCTGAACTGCTTGAGATTCAGTTGATGACAGACACGACCATCCTTCAG GTCTCGTCGCTGGGCATCACACCTTTTTTTGTTGAGAACGTGAGCGAGCTGCAGCTTTGTGCCATTAAGCTGGTGACGGCT GTGTTCTCTAGATATGAAAAACACAGACAGCTGATCCTAGAAGAGATCTTCACCTCTCTCGCCCGTCTGCCAACCAGCAAGAGAAACTTAAGAAACTTCAG ACTGAACAGCAGTGATAAGGATGGGGAGCCCATATACATTCAGATGGTAACAGCCCTAGTTCTACAGCTCATTCAGTGTGTGGTCCATCTGCCTAATGAGAAAGATTCAGATGATGAAAGTGACAGGAAG TTTGATAAGGATGTACTAATCACAAACTTCTATGAGACCGCAATGAGAACAGCACAAAACTTCCTCTCCGTTTTCCTCAAAAA gtgcGGTAGTAAGCAGGGCGAAGATGACTACAGGCCGCTGTTTGAAAACTTTGTTCAGGATCTTCTGTCCACTGTGAATAAACCCGATTGGCCCGCTGCAGAGCTGCTACTAAGCCTTCTGGGAAGGCTACTG GTTCACCAGTTTAGTAATAAGCAAACAGAGATGGCTTTGAGGGTGGCTTCTTTGGATTATCTGGGCACCGTGGCCGCACGTCTTCGCAAAGATGCAGTGACCAGCCAAATGGACCAGCGCTCCATCGACCGTATCCTAGGAGAG AGTTCTGGCAGCGATGAGATTCAGCAGCTACAGAAGGCTCTGTTGAGTTACCTGGAAGAGAACATGGAGACTGATCCATCTCTTGTG TTTGCACGCAAGTTCTACATCGCACAGTGGTTCAGGGACACCAGCATGGAAACGGAGAAAGCTATGAAATCTCATAGAGACGATGACTCGTCCGACGGGCAGCATCATGCCAAGGACATCGAGTCTACTAGTGAGATCATGCAGAAAGCCGAAGCCCGCAAGAAGTTCCTCCGGTCTGTTGTCAAGACTGCACCATCAAAGTTTAGCTCACTAAG AAACTCGGATACTGTGGACTATGAGGACTCGTGTCTTATCGTGCGATATCTGGCCTCTATGAGGCCGTTTGCACAGAGCTTTGATATTTATCTCACACAG ATCTTGAGAGTCCTCGGTGAAAGTGCCATCGCAGTGAGAACAAAAGCGATGAAATGTCTTTCTGAAGTCGTTGCGGTGGATCCCAGCATTCTGGCCCGG TTGGACATGCAGCGAGGAGTTCACGGGCGATTGATGGATAACTCCACCAGTGTTAGAGAGGCTGCAGTGGAGCTGTTGGGCCGGTTTGTACTGAGCCGACCGCAGCTAACCGAACAGTATTATGACATGTTGATCGAGCGGATCCTG GACACAGGCATCAGTGTGAGGAAGAGGGTTATTAAAATCCTGCGAGACATCTGTCTGGAGCAGCCCACCTTCAACAAGGTTACTGAAATGTGTGTCAAGATGATCAGAAGAGTCAATGATGAGGAAGGCATCAAG AAATTGGTGAACGAGACGTTTCAGAAACTGTGGTTTACCCCCACGCCGAATCACGATAAAGAGGCCATGACTCGAAAGATTCTCAACATCACGGATGTG GTCGCTGCATGCAGAGATTCGGGTTATGACTGGTTCGAGCAGCTGCTGCAGAAT CTGCTGAAGACAGAAGAGGACGCTTCCTACAAACCGGCCAGGAAGGCTTGTGTTCAGCTGGTGGACAGTCTGGTGGAGCATATTATCAAATACGAGGAATCTCTCGCTG ATGGTGACAACAAGGGGCTGGCATCGAACCTGGTGGCGTGTATCACCACACTGTATCTTTTCAGCAAAATCCGACCTCAGCTGATGGTGAAACACGCCATGACTATGCAGCCCTACCTCACTACAAAGTGTAAT AGTCAAAGTGATTTCATGGTGATCTGCAATGTGGCAAAAATCCTGGAGCTTGTGATTCCTTTGATGGATCATCCGAGTGAAACCTTCCTCACCACCATCGAAGAAGATCTTATGAAGCTCATCATCAAATACGGCATGACG GTTGTGCAGCACTGCGTAAGTTGTCTCGGCGCTGTTGTCAATAAGGTCACCCATAACTTTAAGTTTGTCTGGGCTTGTTTTAATCGATACtatg GAGCGCTGAACAAGCTGAAGTTACAGCATCAGGAAGATCCAAACAGCAGCGTTCTGGTATCAAATAAACCAGCGCTGTTGCGGTCACTGTTTACTGTGGGAGCACTGTGCAGACACTTTGACTTTGACCAAGAAGAGTTTAAAGGCAGTAATAAG GTGGTCATAAAAGACAAAGTGATGGAGCTGCTACTGTATTTCACTAAGAATGAGGACGAGGAGGTGCAGACTAAGGCCATCATAGGTTTAG GGTTCCTGTGCATCCAGCACCCAGAGTTGATGTTTTCTCCAGATATTAAAAACCCTTACAACACTCTCATGGCTGACAGGAAGACATCTGTGAACCTGAAGATCCAGGTGCTGAAAAACCTGCAGATGTACCTGCAGGAGGAGGACTCGCGCATGCAAGAGGCCGATAGGGAGT GGAAGAAAATGGCCAAGCAGGAGGACCTGAAGGAGATGGGCGACATCTCGTCTGGCATGAGCAGTTCCATCATGCAACTCTACCTCAAGCAGGTGTTGGAGTGTTTCTTCCACACGCAGTCCAGCGTACGGCACTTCGCCCTAAACGTCATCGCTCTGACTCTCAACCAGGGCCTCGTTCACCCCGTACAG TGTGTTCCATATCTTATCGCCATGGGAACGGATTCCGAACCCACAATGAGGAATAAATCCGATCTACAACTCGTAGAGATTGATAAGAAATACAGCGGATTCATTCAC ATGAAGGCCGTGGCGGGGTTGAAAATGTCCTATCAGGTACAACAAGCCATCGTGGGTTCTCAGAAGACGGTGGTCAGGGGCTTCCGACAGGATGAGACAAGCGGGGCACTGTGTTCTCATCTCTACAGCATGGTGCGAGGCAACAGACAACACCGAAGGGCTTTCCTCATCTCACTGCTTAACCTGTTTGACGACAGTTCG AAGTCAGACGTGAACATGCTTTTGTTTGTTGCGGACAATCTGGCCACCTTCCCTTATCAGAGTCAGGACGAGCCGCTGTTTATCATGCATCATGTAGACATCACACTGTCTGTGTCCGGCAGCAACCTGATGCAGTCTTTTAAAGAG TCTTTGCTGAAAGAGCCAAGACAAcgagaaaagaagaagaagaagaaaaagaagagaggGAAAAGATGCGGCTCtgaggaagatgaagatgagAGCAGCAGGGCAAGCACCAGCGACAGTAGTGATGACGATGTCATCCGTCGGCCGAAGAAACCCAAGCAAGCTGGGCCGGTGGACTCGGACTTCGATTCGGACCTCGAGGATGTCGACAAAGTGATGCAGCATCTCCCTGACAACCCGATTCCCCTGCTAGATTTCGCGAGCGCGTCTCAGGGTATCCTGCTTCTTCTGATGCTCAAGCAGCACCTTAAGAACCTCTACGGCTTCTCTGATAG TAAAATTCAGAAGTACTCGCCTACGGAATCTGCAAAAGTGTACGACAAGGCTGTAAACCGGAAGGCCAATGTGCATTTCAACCCACGGCAGACAATGGATTACCTGACCAACAACTTGTCCAATGCAGATCTCACGTACGACGCCAAGAGGAGGATCGTCAGACAGTATTTAGAT TTTAAGGTACTGATGGAGCACTTGGACCCAGACGAGGAAGATGAAGAGGGAGAAGCTTCAGCCAGCAGCCACGCAAGAAATAAAGCCATCACTGCTCTGCTAGGAGCATCCAGTCCCAAGAATCACGCTACTGATTCGTACGACGACGACAGTGATGCAGACGAAAAGACCCCAGGG TCATCACGGCGATCAAGGAAAGGTGGAGATTCGGCGGTAGCATCAGGTCATATGAACAAAACCGTTGAAGCCATGGACGTCATCGCTATCTACTGTCCTAAATATAAGGACCGGCCGCAGATAGCGCGTGTCATTCAGAAAACGAGTACAGGCTACAGCGTTCACTGGATGGCCGGCTCCTACTCGGGCACCTGGGCAAAAGCTAAGAAACGCGACGGACGAAAACAGGTGCCTTGGGTGGACAATATAAAGGAGTCCGACATTATCTACAAGAAAATTGCCTTGACAAGCGCGCACAAACTGACCAATAAAATGGTGCATACTTTACGTTCACTGTACGCAGCCAAGGAAGGAACTTCCAGCTAA